In Verrucomicrobiia bacterium, a genomic segment contains:
- a CDS encoding lactonase family protein, with protein sequence MRGNIALIHSLLLLINLFAGVALGLNAVPPPPDQGECLVYFGTRSSPTGKGIYMCRLNNATGTLTSLGVAVETADPAFLAIHPSHRFLYAVRESGGFEGTPNGAVSAFAIDTATGKLTLLNQQNSGGQGPCHLAVDQSGKCVLVAHYGGGSVAAFPIRADGSLGSVSALLQHHGSGPNPKRQEGPHAHSVGFDIANHRAFCADLGLDKLLVYQFDPTTAALSSNNPPSASLAPGAGPRHFAMDPNGRHLYVINELNNTITAFDYDESHGALKESQTITTLPDKFTGFNTSAEIAILPNGKFLYGSNRGHDSIAVYAVDQSTGKLTLVEHQSSLGRTPRAFGIDPSGSFLLVANQDSNSLVVFRINPKTGRLKATGQTLDVPSPVCVVFLPLS encoded by the coding sequence ATGCGCGGGAACATTGCCCTCATCCACAGCCTGTTATTGCTGATAAATCTATTCGCCGGGGTTGCCTTGGGCCTCAACGCCGTCCCTCCTCCTCCCGACCAAGGCGAATGCCTCGTCTATTTCGGCACCCGCTCGAGTCCCACTGGCAAAGGCATCTATATGTGCCGCCTCAACAACGCCACCGGCACGTTGACTTCCCTCGGCGTCGCCGTGGAGACGGCCGATCCCGCCTTTCTGGCCATCCATCCCAGCCATCGCTTTCTCTACGCGGTCCGGGAGAGCGGCGGATTTGAAGGCACACCCAACGGTGCGGTCAGCGCTTTCGCCATCGACACGGCGACGGGAAAGCTGACATTGCTGAACCAGCAAAACTCCGGCGGTCAAGGTCCCTGCCATCTCGCGGTGGATCAGTCGGGCAAATGCGTTCTGGTGGCACATTACGGCGGCGGCAGTGTTGCCGCGTTTCCCATACGGGCCGATGGCTCTCTCGGATCAGTGAGCGCGCTTCTCCAACACCACGGCTCCGGCCCAAATCCGAAACGACAGGAAGGGCCGCACGCCCACTCGGTCGGGTTCGATATCGCCAATCACCGGGCTTTTTGTGCCGACCTCGGACTGGACAAGCTTCTCGTTTACCAATTTGACCCAACAACCGCCGCGCTCTCCTCGAATAATCCACCCTCTGCTTCACTCGCGCCCGGCGCGGGTCCCCGCCACTTTGCCATGGATCCCAATGGCCGCCACCTCTACGTCATCAACGAATTGAACAACACGATCACCGCCTTCGATTACGACGAGTCGCACGGTGCTTTGAAAGAATCACAAACCATCACCACGCTCCCGGACAAGTTTACCGGGTTCAACACGAGTGCCGAGATCGCCATCCTCCCAAATGGCAAATTCCTCTATGGCTCCAACCGCGGCCACGACAGCATCGCCGTTTATGCGGTGGACCAAAGCACCGGCAAGTTGACCCTCGTCGAGCACCAATCCTCGCTCGGCAGAACGCCGCGGGCTTTTGGCATCGATCCGTCCGGCAGTTTTCTGTTGGTTGCCAATCAGGACTCGAACAGCCTCGTCGTCTTCCGCATCAATCCCAAGACCGGCCGCCTCAAAGCCACCGGCCAAACTCTCGACGTGCCTTCCCCCGTTTGCGTGGTCTTCCTGCCACTGTCGTGA
- the argH gene encoding argininosuccinate lyase — translation MKKSAQQTWGGRFSTGPAEAVKAYTESVSFDWRLFNHDIAGSIAHAKGLAKVGLLTQAEVKKIEHGLRAIQHEIESGKFKWDFDCEDVHMNIEAALVRKIGAAGKKLHTGRSRNDQIATDIRLWLISKIRGTNFEIRHLQSALVAFAEKERDAVIPGYTHLQRAQPVLLAHHLLAYVEMLNRDAGRFADCSKRANVCPLGSGAIAGSTLKLDRAYVAKLLGFAGVTQNSMDAVSDRDFVVEFHAAAALTGAHLSRLAEDLILWSSAEFGFITIADAYTTGSSLMPQKKNPDIAELARGKTARLYGNLVQALTLLKSLPLTYNRDLQEDKQPLFKSADILLSTLHIVAEMLRHIHVNHVKCEAAASDPMMLATDLVDFLVEQGMPFREAHHTVGALCAEAEKTHSSLSKLAAKKYGPAAGKVFDVRRALAARTAVGAPSPKNVAAQIKRWKKLLK, via the coding sequence ATGAAGAAATCAGCCCAACAAACCTGGGGCGGACGCTTCTCGACCGGGCCGGCGGAAGCCGTCAAGGCTTACACCGAGAGCGTCAGCTTCGATTGGCGGTTGTTCAACCACGACATCGCCGGTTCCATCGCGCATGCGAAAGGGCTGGCGAAGGTCGGCCTGCTCACCCAGGCGGAAGTGAAGAAGATCGAGCACGGCTTGCGCGCCATACAGCACGAGATTGAATCCGGTAAATTCAAGTGGGATTTTGACTGCGAAGATGTTCATATGAATATCGAGGCGGCGCTGGTTCGCAAGATTGGCGCGGCGGGCAAGAAGCTGCATACGGGCCGCAGTCGCAACGATCAGATCGCCACCGACATTCGGCTCTGGCTCATCTCGAAAATCCGCGGCACAAATTTCGAGATTCGACACTTACAGAGTGCGCTCGTTGCCTTCGCGGAGAAGGAGCGGGACGCGGTTATTCCGGGCTACACGCACCTGCAGCGGGCCCAGCCGGTGTTGCTGGCGCATCATCTTCTCGCTTATGTCGAGATGCTAAATCGCGACGCCGGGCGCTTCGCCGATTGCTCCAAGCGCGCCAACGTTTGCCCGCTCGGTTCCGGTGCGATTGCGGGTAGCACGCTCAAGCTCGACCGCGCCTACGTCGCAAAGCTGCTCGGCTTCGCGGGTGTCACGCAGAACTCGATGGACGCCGTTAGCGACCGCGATTTCGTCGTGGAATTTCACGCGGCGGCGGCGCTCACAGGCGCGCATTTGTCGCGATTGGCGGAAGACCTGATTCTCTGGTCGAGCGCGGAGTTTGGTTTCATCACGATTGCCGACGCGTACACGACCGGCTCGTCGCTGATGCCGCAGAAGAAGAATCCAGACATCGCGGAATTGGCGCGCGGCAAGACGGCGCGGCTCTACGGCAATCTGGTGCAGGCGTTGACGCTCCTCAAATCCCTGCCGTTGACTTACAACCGGGATTTGCAGGAAGACAAGCAACCGCTGTTCAAGTCGGCGGATATTTTATTGTCCACACTTCACATCGTGGCGGAAATGCTGCGCCACATCCACGTGAACCACGTCAAATGCGAAGCCGCCGCGAGCGACCCGATGATGCTGGCGACGGACCTCGTTGATTTTCTGGTGGAGCAGGGGATGCCGTTCCGCGAAGCCCATCACACTGTCGGCGCGCTCTGCGCCGAGGCGGAAAAGACCCACAGCTCGTTGTCCAAGCTTGCCGCCAAGAAGTACGGCCCCGCCGCCGGCAAAGTATTCGACGTCCGCCGCGCCCTCGCCGCCCGAACTGCTGTCGGCGCCCCGTCACCAAAGAATGTGGCGGCGCAGATCAAGCGCTGGAAGAAATTGCTGAAGTAG
- a CDS encoding class I SAM-dependent methyltransferase, translating into MQAAYYSEYAAIQREHWWYRARAEILEAILARRLHPGRQRLVLDIGCGPGGMRPMLSQFGRLVSTDFTFEALQFCAAQKLDHLVAADGMRLPFRNGEFDAAVAFDVIEHLNDDGLGARELFRVLKPQGLLFVTVPAFQFLWGRQDIVSHHFRRYNAGGLSAVVRGAGFDIEQISYFNTFLFPPIAAIRLAYRWLGLNHARKDEEMKSDFSMPHQGWLNELPRKIFASEKPFLLRGNLPFGVSLLCIARKPQ; encoded by the coding sequence TTGCAGGCTGCCTACTACAGCGAGTACGCCGCGATCCAACGGGAACACTGGTGGTATCGCGCGCGCGCGGAAATTCTCGAAGCGATTCTCGCCCGGCGTTTGCACCCTGGCCGACAACGCCTGGTCCTGGACATTGGTTGTGGACCCGGCGGGATGCGGCCGATGCTGTCGCAATTTGGACGGCTGGTCTCAACTGATTTCACCTTTGAAGCCTTGCAGTTCTGCGCGGCGCAGAAGCTCGACCATCTTGTTGCGGCGGACGGCATGCGACTGCCCTTTAGAAACGGGGAATTTGATGCGGCTGTTGCCTTTGACGTGATCGAGCATCTGAACGACGATGGTTTGGGGGCGCGTGAGTTGTTTCGCGTTTTGAAACCGCAGGGCTTGCTCTTCGTGACCGTCCCTGCATTTCAGTTTCTTTGGGGACGGCAGGATATCGTCAGCCATCATTTTCGTCGTTACAATGCCGGGGGATTGTCGGCAGTTGTGCGCGGGGCTGGTTTCGACATCGAGCAGATCAGCTATTTCAACACGTTTTTATTTCCCCCCATCGCGGCCATCCGGTTGGCCTACCGCTGGCTGGGGTTAAACCACGCGCGCAAGGATGAGGAGATGAAATCTGATTTCTCGATGCCTCATCAAGGCTGGCTGAATGAACTGCCTCGAAAAATCTTCGCTTCGGAAAAACCATTTTTACTGCGAGGAAACCTTCCCTTCGGCGTTTCGCTTTTGTGTATTGCGCGCAAGCCTCAATAG
- a CDS encoding PEP-CTERM sorting domain-containing protein, with product MTTSKKSALISTVATLLAVVVLARPGVAQSYNAATDFSAVNNPNGAWSYGYTFGLGTSFLLNTSNTAAYAPGVPLSGWLNSTGNGGIPYALHNGTAGLVTNNTSTVYQPGQLAEQPGASNAYSVIRWTAPFSGTFNIAATFSGLSSAGDSADVHILHDGLSIFNSTVSPGPTSYSGLQSIIAGDTIDFAVGNGGNGPNEDTTALSASIVPEPGTLGLVGMGLGCLLSFRFLKRK from the coding sequence ATGACCACATCCAAGAAGTCCGCCCTCATCTCAACCGTCGCCACGTTGCTCGCCGTCGTTGTGCTCGCCCGACCAGGGGTTGCACAGTCCTATAACGCCGCTACGGATTTTTCCGCCGTCAACAACCCCAATGGCGCGTGGAGCTACGGCTACACGTTTGGGCTTGGCACGAGCTTTTTGTTGAATACCAGCAACACGGCCGCCTACGCCCCCGGCGTACCTCTGAGCGGCTGGCTAAACAGCACGGGTAACGGTGGCATACCTTACGCACTTCACAACGGCACCGCTGGTTTGGTTACCAACAATACCTCCACAGTTTATCAACCGGGCCAGTTGGCCGAACAACCCGGTGCCAGCAACGCGTATAGCGTTATCCGATGGACCGCCCCCTTCTCGGGCACATTCAATATTGCCGCCACGTTTTCCGGTCTCAGTTCGGCAGGTGATTCCGCAGACGTGCATATTCTCCACGATGGACTCTCGATCTTCAACTCGACCGTGAGCCCCGGCCCAACATCCTATTCGGGCCTTCAGAGCATCATCGCCGGAGACACGATTGATTTCGCGGTCGGCAACGGAGGCAATGGTCCCAATGAAGACACTACTGCGTTGTCCGCATCGATCGTCCCCGAACCCGGCACGCTCGGCCTCGTCGGGATGGGCCTCGGCTGCCTGCTGTCGTTCCGGTTCCTGAAGCGAAAATAA
- a CDS encoding argininosuccinate synthase produces MKIVVAYSGGLDTSVILRWLKDKYKCEIIAFCADIGQEEELAGLDKKAKATGASKYYALDLVEEFARDFIFPMIQASAIYENQYYLGTSIARPLIAKAQVEIARKEKADTVAHGATGKGNDQCRFELTYAALAPELKIIAPWRLPEYQSQFKGRTEMLAYCAKNGIKVEASAKKPYSMDRNLLHISFESGILEDPWAEPPADMFKLSVSPENAPDKPEYVELEFESGNCVAVNGKRLSPANVMRTLNKLGGKHGIGRVDLVENRFVGMKSRGVYETPGGTILHFAHRQIETLTMDREVMHLRDGLIPRYAELVYYGFWFSPEREALQALVTESQKNVTGTVRLKLYKGNIITAGRKSPLSLYNPFIATMEADKGAYNQTDATGFIRLNALRLRTRAAVLKKAKKK; encoded by the coding sequence ATGAAGATTGTCGTCGCTTACTCGGGCGGGTTGGATACCTCGGTCATTTTACGGTGGCTGAAGGACAAGTACAAATGCGAGATCATCGCGTTTTGCGCGGACATCGGGCAGGAGGAGGAACTGGCCGGCCTCGACAAAAAAGCCAAAGCCACTGGCGCGAGCAAATACTACGCGCTCGACCTCGTGGAGGAATTTGCCCGGGATTTTATTTTCCCGATGATTCAGGCGAGCGCCATCTACGAGAATCAATATTATCTGGGTACCAGCATTGCGCGTCCACTCATCGCCAAGGCACAGGTGGAGATTGCTCGCAAAGAAAAGGCCGACACGGTGGCGCATGGCGCGACGGGGAAGGGGAACGACCAGTGCCGCTTCGAGTTGACCTATGCCGCGCTCGCACCGGAGCTGAAGATCATCGCGCCGTGGCGCTTGCCCGAATACCAGAGCCAATTTAAGGGCCGCACCGAGATGCTCGCCTACTGCGCGAAGAACGGAATCAAGGTTGAAGCCAGTGCGAAAAAGCCCTACTCGATGGACCGCAACCTATTGCATATCTCGTTCGAGAGCGGCATCCTCGAAGACCCATGGGCCGAGCCGCCCGCAGACATGTTCAAGCTCAGCGTCTCGCCCGAGAACGCGCCGGACAAGCCGGAGTACGTCGAATTGGAATTCGAGTCCGGCAATTGCGTTGCGGTAAACGGCAAACGACTTTCGCCGGCCAACGTCATGCGCACGCTGAACAAACTTGGAGGCAAGCACGGCATCGGACGCGTGGACCTCGTTGAGAATCGCTTCGTTGGCATGAAATCCCGGGGTGTGTACGAAACGCCGGGCGGGACCATTCTGCATTTCGCCCATCGCCAGATTGAAACCCTGACGATGGATCGCGAAGTCATGCACCTGCGCGACGGGCTCATCCCGCGCTATGCGGAGCTGGTGTACTACGGATTTTGGTTCAGCCCCGAGCGCGAGGCGCTGCAAGCGCTCGTCACCGAGAGCCAGAAGAACGTCACTGGCACCGTGCGGTTGAAATTGTACAAGGGCAACATCATCACGGCGGGCCGCAAGAGCCCACTTTCTTTGTACAACCCGTTCATTGCAACGATGGAAGCGGACAAAGGCGCCTACAACCAGACGGATGCGACCGGCTTTATTCGGTTGAATGCCCTGCGCCTGCGCACACGCGCGGCGGTGCTGAAAAAGGCGAAGAAGAAATAA
- a CDS encoding DUF4412 domain-containing protein produces the protein MKAFRLWTMIAAAACLTAPAVFGQRMFGGVRDFGSAQMAKVFGKNEAFTATADMTIADKSRPEPMQMESAYAVLKGNVRTEMDMTTMKGVNMSPQAVAQVKQMGMDRTINIYRGDKKLLYLVYPGLKAYCEINPASDQPTDKTEQKEAKIEVTALGKETVDGHPCVKNKITITSDDGKQHEMIAWQASDMHDFPLKTEMQAGGATITTHFRDIKMSAPDASLFDPPSDFKGYGSMQEMMMANMQRMMPPGGTPPQGNGNQ, from the coding sequence ATGAAAGCATTTCGACTTTGGACAATGATCGCGGCGGCGGCGTGCCTGACTGCGCCGGCGGTGTTTGGGCAACGGATGTTTGGCGGGGTCCGCGATTTCGGCAGCGCGCAGATGGCGAAGGTTTTTGGGAAGAACGAGGCGTTCACGGCCACTGCGGACATGACGATCGCGGACAAGTCGCGCCCCGAGCCGATGCAGATGGAGTCGGCGTACGCGGTGCTCAAGGGCAATGTGCGCACCGAGATGGACATGACGACCATGAAAGGCGTGAACATGTCACCACAGGCCGTCGCCCAGGTGAAACAGATGGGCATGGACCGGACGATCAACATTTACCGGGGGGACAAGAAGCTGTTGTACCTGGTGTACCCGGGCCTTAAGGCCTATTGCGAAATCAACCCGGCGTCGGACCAGCCGACTGACAAAACCGAGCAGAAGGAAGCGAAGATCGAAGTCACCGCGCTGGGCAAGGAAACGGTGGACGGCCACCCCTGCGTGAAGAACAAGATCACCATTACATCCGATGACGGCAAGCAACACGAGATGATCGCCTGGCAGGCCAGCGACATGCATGACTTCCCCCTCAAGACCGAAATGCAAGCCGGCGGCGCGACCATCACGACGCACTTCCGCGACATCAAGATGTCGGCGCCGGACGCGTCACTCTTCGATCCGCCAAGCGACTTCAAAGGGTACGGCAGCATGCAGGAAATGATGATGGCCAATATGCAGCGCATGATGCCGCCCGGCGGAACGCCCCCGCAAGGCAACGGTAATCAATAG
- a CDS encoding phosphotransferase, with translation MTPLPGNAVTLPAVDHRPTLAELEPLARAALAHHGIIAVELQNLRYYNNATYRVVAGDGRQFVLRVTCNHHGEARLRSEMQWLRAMQSDPGVRVPDPVVTLAGQLMLKTSAPSVPEPRWCNVFHWLDGMTIAEAQMNAHDFGLMGAASAHLHQSSAAFDPAPGFDRPSWDEGFSLDRDGNGTLEPIIAYLRGHLTNEAINQFVLLAEQGRGLMSRLRLDPLGYGLIHADLHAGNCLFRNDGVAFIDFEDLSWGYFLYDVATALFGSIERPDYIDLTEAFTTAYARIRPLPADFAQQLRLFQVLRAVFLTNLAVTRHDPRENAWWEGYVVSKLRRLLHS, from the coding sequence TTGACCCCTTTACCAGGCAACGCGGTCACTCTTCCGGCCGTGGACCATCGGCCCACGCTTGCCGAGTTGGAACCGTTGGCAAGGGCTGCGCTCGCTCATCATGGCATCATTGCCGTCGAGCTGCAGAACCTGCGCTACTACAACAATGCAACCTACCGCGTCGTCGCAGGTGACGGACGGCAGTTCGTGTTGCGGGTAACGTGCAATCACCATGGCGAAGCCCGGTTGCGCTCCGAGATGCAGTGGCTGCGGGCGATGCAATCCGATCCCGGCGTCCGCGTACCCGATCCGGTCGTCACGTTGGCTGGCCAACTCATGCTCAAAACCTCCGCGCCGTCGGTGCCCGAACCGCGTTGGTGCAACGTATTTCACTGGTTGGACGGAATGACCATCGCGGAAGCGCAGATGAATGCTCACGACTTCGGTTTGATGGGTGCCGCCTCTGCCCATCTTCATCAATCGAGTGCCGCGTTCGATCCCGCGCCCGGGTTTGATCGACCTTCGTGGGACGAGGGGTTCAGCCTCGATCGCGATGGGAACGGTACGTTGGAACCGATCATTGCCTACTTGCGAGGCCACCTGACGAACGAAGCGATCAACCAGTTCGTTCTTCTCGCCGAGCAAGGCCGTGGGCTGATGAGCAGGCTGCGTCTGGATCCTCTGGGCTACGGCCTCATCCATGCCGATCTCCACGCCGGTAATTGCCTTTTCCGGAACGATGGCGTGGCCTTCATCGACTTCGAGGATCTCAGTTGGGGCTATTTTCTCTACGACGTGGCCACCGCGCTGTTTGGTTCGATCGAGCGGCCAGATTACATCGATTTGACTGAGGCCTTCACCACGGCCTATGCCCGTATTCGTCCGCTGCCCGCGGATTTCGCACAGCAGCTCAGGCTCTTTCAGGTGTTGCGCGCCGTCTTTCTTACCAACCTCGCTGTCACTCGCCATGACCCCCGCGAAAACGCATGGTGGGAAGGCTATGTTGTCAGTAAACTGCGCCGGCTGTTACATTCCTAG
- a CDS encoding RNA-binding protein, with the protein MATKLFVGNLSFNTTEGDILDLFKQAGNVTSCELIMDKFTGKSRGFAFVQMGTQEEANKAVTDFNGKELDGRALTVNEARPREERPRGDFGGGGGGGFGGGGRGGGGGGKRDFGGGGGRGRR; encoded by the coding sequence ATGGCAACCAAGCTATTCGTGGGCAACCTGTCGTTCAACACGACCGAAGGCGATATTCTCGACCTGTTCAAGCAGGCGGGCAATGTCACCAGTTGCGAACTCATCATGGACAAGTTCACGGGCAAATCCCGCGGATTCGCGTTCGTCCAGATGGGCACTCAAGAAGAGGCCAACAAAGCCGTGACCGATTTCAACGGCAAGGAACTGGACGGTCGCGCGCTCACCGTAAATGAAGCCCGTCCCCGTGAGGAACGTCCCCGCGGTGACTTTGGCGGCGGTGGTGGTGGCGGATTCGGCGGTGGCGGTCGTGGCGGCGGCGGTGGCGGCAAACGCGACTTCGGTGGCGGCGGCGGCCGTGGTCGTCGTTAA
- a CDS encoding glycosyltransferase family 2 protein, whose product MEAPRYSVVIPVYNEQENLPELYRRLTAVLKPLKEPYEIVFVDDGSRDDSRALIRKLATEDKNVRALFLSRNFGHQAALSAGLDHSRGQAVIAMDCDLQDPPEVIPQLIERWRGGFQVVYAIRKKRKETVLKKAAYVLFYRLLHGMADLDIPMDAGDFSLVDRQVVDIMKKMPERNRFIRGLRSWVGFQQCGLEYERDARHAGEPKYTFTRLVKLAFDGFLSFSYVPLRMAFWLGLTAFLMCLIYTGYALYGKIVLGANPPGWTSLMIAVMLLGGVELVLIGIVGEYIARIYDEVKQRPFYVVGERINND is encoded by the coding sequence GTGGAAGCACCACGTTATTCCGTAGTCATTCCGGTCTACAACGAACAGGAGAACCTGCCCGAATTGTACCGTCGGCTCACGGCTGTCCTGAAACCGCTCAAGGAACCGTACGAGATTGTTTTTGTCGATGATGGCAGCCGCGATGACTCACGGGCCCTCATTCGGAAGCTGGCAACGGAGGACAAGAACGTGCGTGCGCTGTTTCTTTCACGAAACTTCGGACACCAGGCGGCGTTGTCGGCGGGACTGGATCACTCGCGAGGGCAGGCGGTAATCGCTATGGACTGCGACCTTCAAGACCCACCGGAAGTCATTCCGCAGTTGATTGAGCGGTGGCGGGGGGGCTTTCAAGTAGTCTATGCCATCCGCAAGAAACGCAAGGAAACCGTCCTAAAGAAGGCGGCGTATGTTTTATTTTACCGTTTGCTTCACGGTATGGCAGATCTCGACATTCCTATGGACGCGGGCGACTTCTCATTGGTTGACCGGCAGGTCGTGGACATCATGAAGAAGATGCCGGAGCGGAACCGTTTTATCCGGGGCCTGCGGTCATGGGTGGGCTTCCAGCAATGCGGTCTGGAGTACGAACGCGATGCGCGTCATGCGGGTGAACCCAAGTACACCTTCACGCGACTGGTGAAGCTGGCGTTCGACGGATTTCTTTCGTTCTCGTATGTGCCGCTACGCATGGCCTTCTGGCTTGGCCTAACCGCTTTCCTGATGTGCCTGATCTATACCGGCTATGCGCTTTACGGAAAAATCGTGCTGGGCGCCAATCCGCCAGGGTGGACGTCTCTCATGATCGCCGTGATGCTACTGGGCGGGGTGGAGTTGGTCCTGATCGGCATCGTCGGCGAGTACATCGCGCGCATCTACGATGAAGTGAAACAGCGTCCGTTCTACGTCGTCGGGGAACGCATCAACAACGATTGA
- a CDS encoding glutathione peroxidase — translation MTTHAQPLYKIPVKDIDHKDTSLGAWQGKVLLIVNVASKCGFTPQYTALEAVYEKNKDKGLVILGFPCNQFGSQEPGSDEQIKLFCSSKYNVTFPLFDKIDVNGPQRHPLYTVLAGTDSPFPGDIKWNFTKFLIGRDGAILKRFDSATTPDSPEVTAAIEGALAAK, via the coding sequence ATGACCACTCACGCGCAACCCCTCTACAAAATCCCCGTCAAAGATATCGACCACAAGGACACGTCGTTGGGCGCCTGGCAGGGCAAGGTGCTCCTCATCGTCAACGTGGCTTCCAAATGCGGTTTCACCCCGCAATACACCGCCCTCGAAGCCGTCTACGAAAAGAACAAGGACAAGGGCCTTGTCATCCTTGGGTTTCCCTGCAACCAGTTTGGCTCGCAAGAGCCGGGCAGCGACGAACAGATCAAGCTGTTCTGCTCCAGCAAATACAACGTGACGTTCCCGCTATTCGACAAAATCGACGTGAACGGTCCGCAGCGCCATCCACTCTACACCGTTCTGGCGGGCACCGATTCACCCTTCCCCGGCGACATCAAATGGAATTTCACGAAGTTCCTCATCGGGCGCGATGGCGCCATCCTCAAGCGTTTTGACTCGGCAACAACCCCGGACTCTCCCGAAGTGACCGCTGCGATTGAAGGCGCTCTCGCGGCCAAGTAG
- a CDS encoding HAD family hydrolase, protein MKHDIRAVLFDLDGTLADSLADLANATNWALAQLGCPAHPPESYRHFVGDGARELCARALPRDRQDLLDDTLRLMRECYDAHCFDLTKLYAGIPGLISALAERHLSLAVLSNKPDDFTKRMIAHYFDPSPFAVVRGQLPNVPLKPDPTAALQIAQELGVPPAQWLYLGDTNTDMHTARAAGMHAVGVLWGFRDREELVKSGAAHIVARPEQVLAFL, encoded by the coding sequence GTGAAACACGATATCCGCGCCGTTCTCTTCGATCTCGACGGAACGCTGGCCGACTCGCTGGCCGATTTGGCGAACGCCACCAACTGGGCGCTCGCGCAGCTCGGTTGCCCCGCGCATCCGCCGGAAAGCTATCGCCACTTCGTCGGCGACGGTGCGCGCGAACTCTGCGCCCGTGCCCTGCCCCGGGACCGGCAGGATCTGCTGGACGACACCTTGCGCCTGATGCGCGAGTGCTACGACGCGCACTGCTTCGACCTGACCAAACTCTACGCGGGTATCCCCGGACTGATTTCAGCGCTCGCGGAGCGCCATCTCAGCCTCGCCGTGCTGTCCAATAAACCAGATGATTTCACGAAACGAATGATCGCGCACTATTTCGACCCGTCACCCTTCGCGGTCGTCCGCGGTCAGTTGCCCAATGTCCCACTGAAACCCGATCCGACCGCCGCGCTTCAGATCGCGCAGGAACTCGGCGTGCCACCCGCACAATGGCTCTATCTCGGCGACACCAACACTGACATGCACACCGCCCGCGCCGCAGGCATGCATGCCGTCGGCGTACTCTGGGGTTTCCGCGACCGCGAAGAGTTGGTCAAGAGCGGCGCGGCGCACATCGTGGCCCGGCCCGAACAGGTGCTCGCCTTCTTGTAA